The Microlunatus antarcticus genome window below encodes:
- a CDS encoding sigma-70 family RNA polymerase sigma factor: MLPEGTEVQPGPESFFVDQGDTTDSPHALGEPPTPPDHGLPSTQKPSVVQAPVHEPSTRDPNTPPRGRERDADRERTQDLMSHLEDSTPEERRAIRDEVVTLHLWLATSAARRYGPRSEYDDLVQVARGGLVEAFDRYDPAQTTYGYFAWVTMSGLLRRYLRDHGWSVRPPRSVQEAANVLRGAVPDLAQEIGRVPTSADLAHYLGWTTQAVEEARTAELGLHSTSLDSLVGDAWVPEHPPEWNLVETRVLLHQALQSLTDAERDLLRMRFVEEMTQSQIAGVVGVTQMQVSRLLSRLMTKLRGLIGELDEDSGQLTAQAS, encoded by the coding sequence GTGCTGCCTGAGGGCACCGAGGTCCAGCCGGGCCCCGAGTCGTTCTTCGTCGACCAGGGCGACACCACCGACAGCCCCCACGCTCTCGGCGAGCCGCCGACGCCGCCCGACCACGGCCTGCCGTCGACCCAGAAGCCGTCGGTCGTCCAGGCACCGGTCCACGAGCCGTCCACCCGCGACCCCAACACCCCGCCGCGCGGGCGCGAGCGCGACGCCGACCGGGAGCGCACCCAGGACCTGATGAGCCACCTGGAGGACTCGACCCCGGAGGAGCGTCGCGCCATCCGCGACGAGGTCGTGACGCTGCACCTGTGGCTCGCGACGAGCGCGGCCCGCCGCTACGGTCCCCGCAGCGAGTACGACGACCTGGTCCAGGTGGCCCGCGGTGGCCTGGTCGAGGCCTTCGACCGCTACGACCCGGCGCAGACCACGTACGGCTACTTCGCCTGGGTCACCATGTCGGGGCTGCTGCGCCGCTACCTGCGCGACCACGGGTGGTCCGTCCGTCCGCCGCGCTCGGTGCAGGAGGCCGCCAACGTCCTCCGCGGCGCCGTGCCCGACCTGGCGCAGGAGATCGGCCGCGTACCGACCAGCGCGGACCTCGCCCACTACCTGGGCTGGACGACCCAGGCCGTCGAGGAGGCCCGGACCGCCGAGCTCGGCCTGCACTCGACGAGCCTCGACTCCCTCGTCGGCGACGCCTGGGTCCCGGAGCACCCGCCGGAGTGGAACCTCGTCGAGACCCGCGTGCTGCTGCACCAGGCTCTGCAGAGCCTGACCGACGCCGAGCGCGACCTGCTGCGCATGCGGTTCGTCGAGGAGATGACGCAGTCCCAGATCGCCGGCGTCGTCGGCGTGACGCAGATGCAGGTCTCGCGGCTGCTCTCGCGCCTGATGACCAAGCTCCGCGGCCTGATCGGTGAGCTGGACGAGGACTCCGGCCAGCTCACCGCCCAGGCCTCCTAG
- a CDS encoding helix-turn-helix transcriptional regulator, giving the protein MDLMPNPITIAVVDDYDVVVLGVARMLEQYPERVQVAELSTTQTVDRPVDIVLYDAFAQPETDAADLQQFLDNPLAGRTVVYTWNFQAQLVEQVQKLGLHGYLSKALPARDLVSSLERIHGGEVVISDPPGRARSATGLDWPGRGEGLSDRESEILALITQGKSNADVAAITFLSPNTIKSYVRTIYRKIGVGSRTQAVLWGVRHGFSPDHSQMRR; this is encoded by the coding sequence ATGGACCTCATGCCCAACCCCATCACCATTGCCGTCGTCGACGACTACGACGTGGTCGTCCTGGGGGTGGCCCGCATGCTCGAGCAGTACCCGGAACGCGTCCAGGTGGCCGAGCTCTCGACCACCCAGACCGTCGACCGACCGGTGGACATCGTTCTCTACGACGCCTTCGCGCAGCCCGAGACCGATGCCGCCGACCTGCAACAGTTCCTCGACAACCCGCTCGCCGGACGCACCGTCGTCTACACCTGGAACTTCCAGGCCCAGCTGGTCGAGCAGGTGCAGAAGCTGGGGCTCCACGGCTATCTGTCCAAGGCGCTGCCGGCGCGCGACCTCGTGTCGAGCCTGGAGCGGATCCACGGGGGCGAGGTGGTGATCAGCGACCCGCCGGGCCGGGCCCGCAGCGCGACGGGGCTCGACTGGCCCGGTCGGGGCGAGGGGCTGAGCGACCGCGAGTCCGAGATCCTCGCGCTCATCACGCAGGGCAAGAGCAACGCCGACGTCGCCGCCATCACGTTCCTCAGCCCGAACACCATCAAGTCCTACGTCCGCACGATCTACCGCAAGATCGGGGTGGGCAGCCGCACCCAGGCCGTGCTCTGGGGCGTACGGCACGGGTTCAGCCCGGACCACAGCCAGATGCGGCGGTAG